The following proteins are encoded in a genomic region of Micromonospora olivasterospora:
- a CDS encoding TetR/AcrR family transcriptional regulator, giving the protein MSTRRRGEELERAILHAAAEELRESGYAGMTMDRVAARAGTNKNAIYRRWPHRAALGIAAYRHLSDAVMPNPNTGTLRGDALEMLRRTNETWSSPHGAVLRSLLAAAADEPALLDLMRERSGADTMDRAWLTMLERAIARGDAPPDAAHPRVATTPMMLLRAEYAMRGIPSVPDEVLVEIVDEVFLPLVRGRA; this is encoded by the coding sequence ATGAGCACCAGGCGCCGGGGCGAGGAGCTGGAACGGGCGATCCTGCACGCGGCGGCGGAGGAACTGCGCGAGTCCGGCTACGCCGGAATGACCATGGACCGGGTCGCCGCCCGGGCCGGCACCAACAAAAACGCCATTTACCGCCGATGGCCGCATCGAGCGGCGCTGGGCATCGCGGCGTACCGCCACCTCTCCGACGCCGTCATGCCGAACCCCAACACGGGCACCCTCCGCGGCGACGCCCTCGAGATGCTGCGGCGGACGAACGAGACGTGGTCCTCGCCGCACGGAGCCGTCCTACGCAGCCTGCTGGCGGCTGCGGCGGACGAGCCGGCACTGCTCGACCTCATGCGCGAACGGTCGGGCGCGGACACCATGGACCGCGCCTGGCTGACCATGCTCGAACGCGCCATCGCACGCGGCGACGCACCGCCGGACGCCGCCCATCCGCGCGTCGCGACCACGCCGATGATGCTGCTGCGAGCCGAGTACGCGATGCGCGGCATCCCCTCGGTCCCCGACGAGGTACTGGTAGAGATCGTCGACGAGGTCTTCCTGCCACTCGTACGCGGCCGCGCCTGA
- a CDS encoding RNA polymerase sigma-70 factor, whose protein sequence is MPLTVEDVDRFELSRPRLEAIAYRLLGSADEAEDIVQETFLRWQAADVDRVEVPEAWLTKVLTNLCLNQLTSARARRETYVGRWLPEPLLAGDPMLGPADTAEQRESVSYAVLTLMERLSPKERAVYVLREAFDYPHREIAEILDITEAASQQIFHRAKKHVADGRARSAIDRAAAQRIVQEFLAAAASGQTGELVRLLTKDAIAIGDGGGKVPARTKAFEGAVAVAKFVWGMFQPADAKRAIVGGSPEIYPCTANGEPAVVAVVEGRVVAIMCLQVTAEGITACRTQANPDKLERATQQWAVANHGEPLLVM, encoded by the coding sequence ATGCCTTTGACGGTGGAGGACGTCGACCGGTTCGAGCTGTCGAGACCGCGCCTGGAGGCCATCGCCTACCGTCTCCTCGGCTCCGCGGACGAGGCGGAGGACATCGTGCAGGAGACGTTCCTGCGCTGGCAGGCCGCCGACGTCGACCGCGTCGAGGTCCCCGAGGCCTGGCTGACGAAGGTGCTCACCAACCTGTGCCTCAACCAGCTCACCTCCGCCCGGGCACGCCGCGAGACCTACGTGGGCCGGTGGCTGCCCGAGCCGCTGCTCGCGGGGGACCCGATGCTCGGCCCGGCCGACACCGCGGAGCAGCGAGAATCGGTCTCGTACGCGGTGCTCACCCTCATGGAGCGCCTGTCTCCGAAGGAACGAGCCGTGTACGTGCTGCGGGAGGCCTTCGACTACCCGCATCGGGAGATCGCCGAGATCCTCGACATCACCGAGGCCGCCAGCCAGCAGATCTTTCACCGCGCCAAGAAGCATGTCGCGGACGGCAGAGCCCGCAGCGCGATCGACCGGGCCGCCGCTCAGCGGATCGTCCAGGAGTTCCTCGCGGCCGCCGCCAGTGGCCAGACCGGTGAGCTCGTACGCCTGCTCACCAAGGACGCCATCGCCATCGGCGACGGCGGAGGGAAGGTTCCGGCACGCACCAAGGCGTTCGAGGGAGCCGTCGCGGTCGCGAAGTTCGTGTGGGGAATGTTCCAGCCGGCCGACGCCAAGCGCGCAATCGTCGGCGGCTCGCCCGAGATATATCCCTGTACCGCCAATGGCGAACCCGCCGTCGTGGCCGTCGTGGAAGGCCGGGTCGTCGCCATCATGTGCCTGCAGGTCACCGCCGAGGGCATCACCGCCTGCCGTACCCAGGCCAACCCCGACAAGCTCGAACGCGCGACCCAGCAATGGGCGGTGGCCAACCACGGGGAGCCGCTGCTCGTCATGTGA
- a CDS encoding NAD-dependent epimerase/dehydratase family protein has protein sequence MRVLVAGATGAMGKELVPRLADAGHEVFAMIRSESNKARAAQLGAVPVIADALDRAQVEAAVRQAAPEVIVNQLTAIGHIDTRHFDRSFAATNRLRIEGTDNLLAAARATGVRRFVAQSNGAFTYTRTGGPVKTEQDPLDRSPVSQMAPMIAAIEHLEKAVLGAAWSEGIVLRYGAFYGPGTSMAPGSEQLEMIRKRKFPVVGDGGAVWSFVHIADAAAATVAAVENGGRGIYNIVDDDPAPVAEWLPELAAMLGAKKPMRVPRFIGRLAAGPAGVVLMTELRGASNAKAKRELGWHPAHPSWRQGLQVAP, from the coding sequence ATGAGGGTGCTGGTGGCAGGAGCGACCGGAGCCATGGGCAAGGAACTCGTGCCGCGTCTGGCCGATGCGGGACACGAGGTGTTCGCCATGATCCGCAGCGAGTCCAACAAGGCCAGGGCAGCACAGCTGGGCGCGGTGCCGGTCATCGCCGATGCGCTGGATCGCGCCCAGGTCGAGGCGGCGGTGCGCCAGGCGGCCCCGGAGGTGATCGTCAACCAGTTGACCGCCATCGGGCACATCGACACCCGCCATTTCGACCGCAGCTTCGCCGCCACCAACCGGCTGCGGATCGAGGGCACCGACAACCTGCTCGCGGCCGCCCGCGCCACAGGAGTACGACGGTTCGTCGCCCAGAGCAACGGCGCGTTCACCTACACGCGGACCGGCGGGCCGGTCAAGACCGAACAGGATCCCCTGGATCGCTCACCGGTCAGCCAGATGGCCCCGATGATCGCCGCGATCGAACACTTGGAGAAGGCCGTGCTGGGCGCCGCCTGGAGCGAAGGGATCGTGCTGCGCTACGGCGCGTTCTACGGGCCCGGCACCTCCATGGCCCCCGGCTCGGAGCAGCTGGAGATGATCCGCAAACGCAAGTTCCCGGTCGTCGGTGACGGCGGCGCGGTGTGGTCGTTCGTGCACATCGCCGACGCCGCGGCGGCCACGGTCGCAGCGGTGGAGAACGGCGGCCGCGGTATCTACAACATCGTCGATGACGACCCCGCCCCGGTCGCCGAATGGCTGCCGGAACTGGCGGCCATGCTGGGTGCCAAGAAGCCGATGCGCGTACCGCGGTTCATCGGACGGCTGGCCGCCGGACCCGCCGGCGTCGTGCTCATGACCGAACTGCGCGGCGCATCCAACGCCAAGGCCAAGCGCGAACTGGGCTGGCACCCGGCACACCCCTCCTGGCGTCAAGGCCTTCAGGTTGCGCCGTGA